Part of the Triticum urartu cultivar G1812 chromosome 2, Tu2.1, whole genome shotgun sequence genome, AGGTTAGTTGagattaagggagggtgttagaATATACGTGTTGTAATCTCaacctccttctctctcttgtaTTCATCTCAAACTCCTCTTATATCATCTTGTACGCCAAACCAAGGGCTGCGACCACATATCAATATAAACACCACGCGGCTCCCTCAATGAAGTAGGAAGGTTTGATATCTTTCACCACCGATAATCTACGGGCACACCTCGGGCACCGGACCCAGAAAATGCCGACCAGAACCCATCTCCGAGCGATCCTTAGGACATGACGACACCTACTCTTACCCGGAAACGCACATGCAATGGCAAAGCATAACACACTACACAAAGGGCCCCACAAGCATCAGCGATCCACAGGTCATAGATCCCCAGAGCCGTCGTGGCGGTGAAACACGGGATTGCGCGATCGGACAGAGGAGGAGGGCGCCGGACATGCAGCGTGGCGCAATGCGGCTGTATCGAATGGCGCGGAGCGCGCCCGAGGAGGTGCGTACTCCTGAAAAAGTCTGAGGATCCTGAAAAAGTTTAAGTGACATGTGTTGTTTCTGGTTGGTTCGATGGATAACGGGTCACGTTTGGGTTGGGTGTGCACATTAATATGGTTTAGGATATATAACTAGGTTGACAACCGAAATATTTGAGTACCTTTCATCAGCAAAGAAACGGTCGTTTGACGTTTGCACATATCACCAATTTGTCCTTATCATTTATCTCTGGTTGACGATGACGCATTGCAACAGGAGTTTGCAGGCGCGCGCTCCCTCAACGCGGTTCTCTCACTTAATTAGTATCCGATTGATTCAGTCAATTCATGCATCTTACGTGCTTTCGGACCATGACGGCTTTGACGAGCGAGCGCAATTATCCGGCGACCACGAGTCTCAGCCAATTTAGGAGGCAAGTTTGAATTCTTATTCCCTCGCACGCCGAACAAATAGCTCACCTAATCCCTCAAACTTTGGCCTGCACCTGCACGTAATCGTATGCATCACTCTCTTGGCGTGATGATGTGACAATAATCACAGGATAAACCTTTTGCAGTTATTTCCCGGCAACACACCAAAAAGACCAGCGCAGCATGCTGTGCTTGACCAAGTACGTACTACGAACAAGTGTCGCCGGCTCATCGCATGCACATCACAGGATCTCTCGTATATAATCCTGAAACCATTTCACTACATATTCCATTCTTGTTTACTGCGTCGATCGTCTAGCTCGAGACATCGTGTGCGCACATGGCGTCGCTCGCTGTGCTCCTCCTGATCCTTTCTGCAGCTCGGGCCTCCAATGCCGCCGCCGTCCGCGTCGGGCTGACGCGCGTCCACTCCAACCCCGATGTCTCCGCCACCGAGTTCGTGCGTGGCGCCCTGCGCCGGGACATGCATCGGCACGCCCGGTTCGCCCGGGAGCTCGCGTCGTCGGGCGGCCGCACCGTCGCCGCGCCAACCCGGAAGGACCTGCCGAACGGCGGGGAGTACATCATGACGCTGTCCATCGGCACGCCGCCGCTGTCCTACCCTGCCATCGCCGACACGGGCAGCGACCTCATCTGGACGCAGTGCGCGCCCTGCGGCAGCCAGTGCTTCAAGCAGGCCGGGCAGCTGTACAACCCGTCGAGCTCCACCACGTTCGGCGTGCTCCCCTGCGACAGCTCGGTGAGCATGTGCGCCGCGCTGGCCGGGCCGAGCCCGCCGCCTGGCTGCTCCTGCATGTACAACCAGACGTACGGCACGGGGTGGACGGCGGGCATCCAGAGCGTGGAGACGTTCACGTTCGGTTCGACGCCCGCGGACCAGACCCGCGTCCCCGGCATCGCCTTCGGCTGCAGCAACGCCAGCAGCGACGACTGGAACGGCTCAGCCGGCCTCGTCGGGCTGGGCAGGGGAAGCATGTCGCTCGTCTCGCAGCTCGGCGCCGGCATGTTCTCCTACTGCCTCACGCCATTCCAGGACGCCAACAGCACCAGCACGCTCCTCCTCGGGCCGTCGGCGGCGCTCAACGCCACCGGGGTCCGTACGACGCCGTTTGTGGCCAGCCCATCGAAGGCGCCCATGAGCACGTACTACTACCTGAACCTGACGGGCATATCGATCGGCACGACGGCGCTGGCCATCCATCCCAACGCGTTCGCCCTGCGGGCCGACGGCACCGGCGGGCTCATCATCGACTCCGGCACGACGATCACGTCGCTTGTCGACGCGGCATACCAGCAGGTCCGCGCCGCGATTGAGTCCCTAGTGACGCTGCCGGTGGCCGACGGGTCGGACTCCACGGGGCTGGACCTGTGCTTCGCGCTGACGTCCGAGACGTCGACGCCGCCGACCATGCCGAGCATGACGTTGCACTTCGACGGCGCGGACATGGTGCTGCCGGTGGACAACTACATGATCTTGGGGTCCGGGGTGTGGTGCCTGGCAATGCGGAACCAGACCGTTGGCGCGATGAGCACGCTCGGCAACTACCAGCAGCAGAACGTTCACCTACTCTACGACATCCACAAGGAGACGCTGTCGTTCGCTCCCGCCAAATGCAGCACGCTCTGAAGACAAATGTACAAATACGTGTGTACATGCATGTCTGACTTCGTAGGTGTTTTTCATAGTTTTGTATAGTTTCGATTCTTTATTCATTCTTTTTTTCGGTTGAGTTCAGAAAGTAAACTGTATGCTTAAGATTTATTAAATTTAGAACCTTCAGCGTATCCTCCGACCTAGCCAGATATTAATCCCACTCACCTTTATGCCTCTTACAAAACAGAACTCGCAAAAATGGTTTTGCTAATTCAAAATCGACTAAGATTCTTAAAATCTCATCAACTGATACTAATCTCAGTCAGTAGTCAATGGGGACTTTAGAAAGTTTCAGTAAACATAGAAATAGCTGGTTTTCTCAACCATTTTAGCTATATGCAAGTCACATGATTTTCAAATTTGGGTAAATCTATTCTCTGACGGTTGATTCCTTTGTTAAGatttgtgttgttttgttttcTTGTGTTGTTTCACAGCTTTTTAAGCTGATTTTGACTTGCTCGGGTGAGTGAAATTTTCCTTAGAATTCATTTTGACATGCCCCTGTTTTGATAAGTCTATTTTCCTTAGGCTGAATTTTTTATTTTGCATTTCTATTGGGCTTGAAGCTTGTTACTCATTGCATGTTTTTTTATTTGTAGGTGTTTCTGCTTTTGCTTTTCGTTATATTATTTAGTCGAGTTTTCTTTCTTTACATTGGTATTTTTGCCATGCGCATTTTTGGCATCACTTTAGCTACCAGTGGCCTAAAAAGTTATTTTCGGACAGTCGATTTTTTCCGTTGATTTCTGTTATGAGATGTTTGCTCTTTTTTCTGTTCTGTTATGTGATGTGTTTTGGGCTGAGTTTTTTTAATGACCACATATTTGGGTTAGTTAATTCCTGTGCGACCAaaccctccctctccccctttgCTCTTTTCGGTTTCAGCTTTTTTTGGTTTTACTTTATTAGTCGGTTTTTTTCCTTTTGTGCGTATTTTTTGGATGTTGGATGAGTGTAAATGTATACACACATATACTATAAAACATTAAAATATATGCAAAAATTGTACTATTATATTATTATTCTTTGGATACTTTGCTGTGGCATGCCCTACCGCAAATATGACTAGTACACTAGGAGGTCATGGTGAGTACGTCGGTCAATGACAAGGGGTTGCACGCGACTTCGGCAGTCGTCGACAAAGGGGTGCAAACAGAGGATATTATGGATGAGGCGGCTACAATGCATGTGGATGAGGCAGATGTCGGAAAGAAAGTTTATAGAAACGAGGATGAACAAATTATGAAGGAGATGACACATCTTAGCAAAGAAAAAGATGAAACCTTGCGTATTCTATGTGGTCCAGGATTTATGCCAATTATACAAAAAGAAAGAGTGCATGTTAAATGTGAGAGCGTTGCTAGTTTAAAGGAGTCCATGCACGTGTATGCATGCACAAAAGTAGGAAAGAGTAGTTTGTTTCCTGACCAACATGCAAAAGAATATCATGGATGTCTTTGAAGAAATAATGGGACGTGAAAACCATGAAGGAAAAATAGGAAGAGGAGCAGTATTCACGTACAAGGGCAGTGGGGAGCAGAGGGTCCCAGATCTACGACATGGCAGCGGAAGCAAGTGACAGAGGGAAGGGAAAGGAAGTTGAGGATGTAGACGATCTACTAGCGAGACTTGACTTGCATGAAGATGATGGAGATGACTTCGTGTGGGAAGATGATCCGGAGGTCCCAAAGATCCAAGCAAAGTGGCTAGCTATTGCTAGGGTTCATACTACTAAGGGGTTTAGTCCGTCGGCCCTTTACGCGGATATGAGGTCTGCGTGGAATCCGGCAAAAGGTGTGCGTTGGAGGATGATTGAGAATAATTTGTTTACAGTACAGTTTGGATGCCTCGGAGATTGGAACATGGCGATGATTAATGGACCGTGGCTTTTCAGGAATCAAGCAGTGATCTTGAAGGAGTACGATAGATTTACGAATCCCAAATCAATCAGTCTGGACAGGGTTGCAGTATGGGCAAGAATCTTGAAATTGTCGGACAACTATCTTCATGAAGCTGTGATAAAAGGAATGTGCAGAAAGATAGGAGAAATcctggaggtgcagatacaattACCGGCGGGTTATGTCGGCAAGTTTGTAAGGATAAAGGCGAACCTTAATGTGCATAAGAGGCTGGAGCGTTTTGTCTCAATTACCAAGGGGGGCAAGAAAGATTGGTATCAAGTCCATTATGAGAAGATGCCGATCTTCTGCAACTACTGTGGATTGATCGGGCATTGGTATGAGGAATGTGGGACGGGTGAACATGACGTGTCCAAGTTTGAGTGGGGAGACTTTATGATGGCCGATGAATGGAAGCAACATAGATCTAGCCGCGGTGCCGGAGCAGGAAGAGGTCGAGGCCGAGGGAGAGCTCCTTTCGGCAGAGGGTTTGCAGGTAAAGATGGAAATGATCCTGAGTGGTCGCGCTCAAATGGAGCAAACACGAGTTATGATGGCCATACTAGCTGGAGATGGAATGCATCATATGGGGTTCAGGGGGAACCTACAGATAAGATATCCGTGCAGCAGGACACTGCTTCATTAGGCCTGGAAGTGGATATGGTTGAGAAGGAGCACAGTGTAAGGAAGAGGTTGGCAGCTGATTCTGTGTCAGGAGGGATGCCAAGCCCCCAACGATCTATGGTTGTGGTAGACCCAAAATCTAAGGTTTCCAACATGGTTGAGATGTTTGATGGCAGCAATGAGAAGGGGCCATCCTCTACACCCCAGAAAAATGCAAACAGAAAGAAACATAAAGGGGAGGATGATGGAGTAAATGGAAGTGAAAACTCGGATAATGATAATGCAAGATCGGCGGCACTCTTCGTGAGTGACCGCCGGGCGCAATGAATATTTTAAGACTGATCTGTCAGGGCTGCGGGCGGTCCGAGACAGTTCAAGAAATCTGCAACTTGGTACAGTTGCATCGCC contains:
- the LOC125541412 gene encoding aspartic proteinase nepenthesin-1-like, with translation MASLAVLLLILSAARASNAAAVRVGLTRVHSNPDVSATEFVRGALRRDMHRHARFARELASSGGRTVAAPTRKDLPNGGEYIMTLSIGTPPLSYPAIADTGSDLIWTQCAPCGSQCFKQAGQLYNPSSSTTFGVLPCDSSVSMCAALAGPSPPPGCSCMYNQTYGTGWTAGIQSVETFTFGSTPADQTRVPGIAFGCSNASSDDWNGSAGLVGLGRGSMSLVSQLGAGMFSYCLTPFQDANSTSTLLLGPSAALNATGVRTTPFVASPSKAPMSTYYYLNLTGISIGTTALAIHPNAFALRADGTGGLIIDSGTTITSLVDAAYQQVRAAIESLVTLPVADGSDSTGLDLCFALTSETSTPPTMPSMTLHFDGADMVLPVDNYMILGSGVWCLAMRNQTVGAMSTLGNYQQQNVHLLYDIHKETLSFAPAKCSTL